The Methanoregula sp. genome includes the window TCCTTGGCGACGCAGCAATCCGGGATACCATACGCAGTTACTTGAAGAAACAATGGGACGAGAACACAAAAAAGATCGGCGATGCCATTTCCAGTGCCGGTGTCGACCTTGAATGGTTTTCCAGCCTTCCGCTTACCGCCAAAGATGCTGACAGGGCACCCCAGACCATCATTATCAATGCCGGCAATGATGCAGCCATCAATCTCGGCACGGGGAATATTGTCAAGGATGCCGTTGTCACCGGTTCTACGATCGAATCGGCAGGTGGCGGAAGCACAACGGTAAAAGATTCCGTTGTCACGAAATCCACGATAAAAACGGAGGGGGGCGACGGGCCGGATACGGGTATCAGTATCAGGGACAGCGTCATCACCTCATCAACGATAAAATCGGTCCATGAGCGCCCGGTTGAACCGGAAAAAGAGACGGTACAAGAGACCGTACAAGAACCCCCGCCGCAACCCCCCCGGTACATGTGCCTGCTCTGCAAGACTACGGCAAAACCCGGCGCGAAGTTCTGTACAACCTGCGGGGCAAAGATCACTCCTGTGTGTGGCAGTTGCAGTTCCCCCCTGATACCCAATGCAAAGTTCTGCCCGCAATGTGGGCGGAAAACTTCGTGAAAAGCC containing:
- a CDS encoding zinc ribbon domain-containing protein; its protein translation is MFKEGNRECIDNLLKPSKSVLDTGLPIRNETYEKRQKLWDEIKANAERYRKGECGTFLKDLNAVFLSRFDASLLLLALAFRQNNEQFEGAGYFSVREIEAYETIEKYSYFRILTKGEIAKKIRSKDEKTLTLLKEYSVSMKQHMDEILGDAAIRDTIRSYLKKQWDENTKKIGDAISSAGVDLEWFSSLPLTAKDADRAPQTIIINAGNDAAINLGTGNIVKDAVVTGSTIESAGGGSTTVKDSVVTKSTIKTEGGDGPDTGISIRDSVITSSTIKSVHERPVEPEKETVQETVQEPPPQPPRYMCLLCKTTAKPGAKFCTTCGAKITPVCGSCSSPLIPNAKFCPQCGRKTS